ATACGGCACAGGACACGATATACGTCAGCCATGCGGAGTGAAAGTAAAGGATGGAAATCCACCGCAGCGTCACTCCGAAAACGGACAATCAGAGGTGACCACGCTGCGTCGATTACTCGAGTACGGCGTTGGACTCGAGTACCTCGCGCGCTTCGGCCATCGAGGAGACGACGACGTCACAGTGTGGTTCAACAGCCGGTTTCGGCTCGAAACCGACCGCGAGGCCGGCGACCTTGAGCATCGGCAGGTCGTTTGCGCCATCACCGATTGCGACGGTGTCCTCGAGCTCGGCACCGACGTCGTTGGCGAGCGACTCGAGTGCGTCGTCTTTGGTGCCCTCGATTAGTGGGCCGTTGACATCGCCGGTGAGTTCGCCGTTTGCCAGCGGGAGGCGATTCGACACGATGTGGTCGACGGTGACGCCCTCGCGCTCGAGTGCCGCTGCGACGCCGCGTTCGAAGCCGCCGGTCAGGATGGCGGTCGTGATTCCGGCCTCGTTGAGCGTCTCGATCAGGTCCGCCGCGCCCGGTCGTAGTTCGACCTGCTCGTAGGCGGCGGTCGCGTCGGCTTCTGGTAAGCCGTCGAGGAGGGCTGCTCGCTCGCGGAGGCTCTCGGCGTAGCCGATCTCGTCGTTCATCGCGCGTTCCGTGATTGCTGCCATCTCGTCGGCGGCGTTACAGCGCTCGCCGAGCAGTACCGTCATCTCGGAGTCCGAAAGGGTCCCGTCGAAGTCGAAAGCGACGACTGTCATCGGTCGGCGATTGTGGGCGACCGGATAAACCAGTTCAGGTTCACGGCAGGTTTGACACTGGGACGTGTCACAGCGCCGACCAGGCATCGATTTACCCGGTCAACAGACAGCATAATCGACAGCCGGCAGCGACACGGTAGTTTTTGCCACCCGTGGCGACAACGGAAGGGTTTACCTGCTGCGCGCGATTGTCTCGCGCATGAACGTGCTCGTCACGGACCCCATCGCAGACGCGGGTCTTGACGTACTCAGAGACGCCGGCCACGACGTCGAAACGGGCTACGAACTCGAGGGCGAGGATCTCCTCGAAGCGGTGTCTACCGCCAACGGGCTCATCGTCCGCTCCGGAACGGAAGTCACCGAAGATGTGCTCGAAGCCGCCGAGGACCTGGTCATCGTCGGCCGCGCCGGGATCGGCGTCGATAACATCGACATCGAGGCCGCGACCGACAACGGCGTCATCGTCGCCAACGCGCCAGAAGGAAACGTCCGCGCCGCAGCAGAGCACACCGTCGCGATGACGTTCGCCGCCGCGCGCTCGATTCCGCAGGCCCACATCCGCCTGAAGGACGGCGAGTGGGCTAAAAGCGAGTATCTCGGTGCCGAACTCGACAGCAAGACGCTCGGCGTCGTCGGCCTCGGCCGTGTCGGCCAGGAGGTCGCGAAAAAGCTCGACTCGCTCGGCATGGACATCGTCGCGTTCGACCCCTACATCTCCGAGGAGCGCGCCGACCGTCTCGGTGCCGAACTCGTCGACTTCGAGGACTGCCTTGCCCGCGCCGACTTCCTCACTATCCACACGCCGCTAACCCCCGAAACCGAGGGGATGATCGGCCCCGACGAACTCGACCTGCTGGAAGGTGGCTACGTCGTCAACGTCGGCCGTGGCGGCATCATTCAGGAGGATGCCCTCGCCACCAAAGTCGAGGACGGCACCGTCGCCGGCGCAGCGCTCGACGTCTTCGCGGAGGAACCCCTCTCACCGGAGTCGCCGCTGCTCGAACACGACGACGTCATCGTCACGCCCCATCTCGGTGCCTCGACCGAGGCAGCCCAGGAGAACGTCGCAACCTCGACGGCCGAGCAGGTCAACGCCGCACTCGCTGCGGAGCCGGTCGCGAACGCGCTCAACGCGCCCTCGATCGACGAGAGCGCCTTCCCGCGTCTCGAGCCGTACATCGATATCGCCGAAACTGGCGGCAAGGTCGCCGCACAACTCCTCGATGACCGCATCGAGGACATCGAAGTTACTTACGAGGGCGACATCGCGGACGAGGACATCGAGTTCGTCACGGCCTCTGCACTGAAGGGCGTCTTCGAACCGCTGGAGTGGCAGGTCAACGCGGTCAACGCGCCACAGATCGCCGAAGACCGCGGCGTCGACGTGACGGAGTCGAAGACCCGCCAGGCCGAGGACTTCCAGAGCCTGATTTCGGTGACAGTCAGCAACGACGACGAGTCGATCACCGTCGACGGAACGCTCTTCGCGGGCGACGACCCACGCATCGTTCGCGTCGACGGCTACCGCGTGGACGCGATCCCGCACGGAAAGATGGTCGTCACGCGCAACACGGACGAACCGGGCGTCATCGGCCTCATCGGAACCGTGATGGGCAAACACGGCGTCAACATCGCCGGCATGTTCAACGCCCGCGAGGCCCACGGTGGAGAGGCACTGACGGTGTACAACGTCGACAGCCAGGTGCCCGACGCGGCCAAGGACGAGCTCAACGAGGACGACCGGATCATCGGTGTCGATTACATCACGCTGAACGGGCAGAACTGACGGCTGACGGCTGAAGTCCGAAGTCCGAAATCTGTGAATCGAGTATACCAGAACACCGCCTTTTCGCCGCACTCATACGGGCCCTCTGAACACGTCTCGCCAATTCGAGTACCTACTCGTCAGGCCCGGGCGACACGTTCGGCGCACCGCCGGTAATCGTCACCGTGCGCCCCTCGACCTCGGTATCGTGGACATCGTCCGAAATTCCCTCGAGTTCGGCCACGATGTCGTCGGTCGGCTCGACCCCCTCCTCGAGGATGAACACCCAGGTCATCGTGTCCGCCATCGGCGACGCACTCGAGACGCCCCAGATGTAAATCTCGTCGAGCGAGACGTCGCTCTCTTCGGGTGCGTTGTACTCGCCGGTGACAGTCGTCTCGTGGGGGAACTGTCGGAAGAGGTGGGTAAACTCCTGGTCGATATCTTCCAGACGGTCGTGGCTGCCGTGGTGGGCGTCAATCCGCTCCTCGTAGTCCGGGCCGATGACGATGGCCGACTCGCTGACGGCGATGTCCCGCCGGCCCGACGTGTTCGGAATCGGCGCGTCGATGACCGCGAACCCTTCGTACTCGTCGACGAACTCGTACTCGTCGTCGTCCTCGACGCCCGCGACGATGGCGTCTCGGTCGAACGAGCCGAAAAAGACCTGCGTGAGCGACTGAAGCAGGTGTGCGTCGACGACGTCTGCTGAGACCTCGAAGTACTCGGGGAAGACGCTCTCGAAGTCGGTTCCCTCGGGGAACTCCTCGGTGTAGTCGAAGCGGCGATTGCCGCCGTTGAACGGGTCCGCGTCGGTGAGCCAGGTCCGGAAGGCAGCGGCCTCGTCCCAGTCCGCCTCGATGTCACGGTCGGGAATCTCGCGTTCGAAGCCCTCCTCGCTGTCGGCCTCGCCGTTACCGTCGTGACCGTTCGAGTCGCCGTCGTCGGACCCGTTGCCCGACGGCTCGTCCGTGTCGCCGCTGCTCATACAGCCGGCCAGTCCCGCCAGGCCGACCGCAAGCGTGCCGATAGCGCCACGGCGCGTGATCGTCATCGTAGTCGTCGAACTCGAGTTGCTCATGTGGTAGGCGTCGACCACGGATGGGCCCATAACTACTCGTGACTGTCTATCGCTGTGAGAACGTCCGTAAGTTGGTTGGGCAGCGTGGTGTGTGATTTAGTGTGTTGCTATTGTAACACGATATAGATGGTATTGTTGGACAGGGTATTTCTGTTATATTGCCCCCGACAAACAGTATCGTTGGAATCGCCACCTCGGGCTTGATACCAGACCAAGGACTATCCTAGATCCCCCCATCGAGAATGGTCAAAGAATCGATATATAGGTGACACCATTGCTCACCAACCACAATACGACTGGAAGGTATGTTCTACTTGGAGGTGGATGATATAACGACTAGCGGAACAGTATCAACAATCTCCTACAGGAGAGCGAACGAAAAAGATTCTTACTTCATTGCAGCACTAATGAGGACTCCTGCGATTGCTCCGACAGTACCAATGAAGAGCGGCACGATTAGCGTGACCGCAATACTTCCCAGCGGTGGGATCCCCTCCCACGGTCGAAAAAAATAGAGTGGAAATGCAACCAATCCAAAGGGGACAATTAGCAGAAGCGGAGTCGTAGTTCCGTATCGCTTTGCAGTGATCCATCCAGCGGCAGCCGATCCACAGAGACCACCTATCAATAGGGCTACCCACAACATAAGAAATCCAGCAGCGACACCTTCTGCAAATAGGTCGAAAATCTGGATACCAAGCATACCCAGTATGTATGAAAAGCCCACAACACCAACAATTAACCCATTAGGAATAGTAATTGAATATAAAATTGTCTTTAAAACGGGGATCAAGTGAAATCGGGCGACCGATTGACCGAGGGGTTGAGACTTCTCATTATCCATTTTATAGAAATTATTAATTTCCTTGATTATAAATACTTTCTCATTATAAACACCACCAATATTTCTATCAGAATGGTTTGTGATTAATGTCTATGATTTTTAAATTACTCAAACAATTATGTTTTCCATCTCAGAAGCCATATTAGCATCTTTTTATTCCTTGCTTGTGAAACAACACTCTTGTGAAGGGTACTGATACTGAGTGGGAGAACAACCCAAACATAACCTTTCAGATATTCTTAGCCAGGCTTGCGTAGGATTCTACGGTGAAAGTGGAAAGTCAAAGACTAGCTGTAAGTTTATTTCTCAAACCCCTCGATACGACTCTCGTATGTATTCACGTGTACGGTTCCGTCGACGCATTTGCCTTCCACGTAACTAACTGCTTCTTTCAGATGGTCTGTGTTTTCTCTTAGTAGATCGTAAGTACGAAATCTTCGGGGTAGACCGTCAGCGACTTCACCCCGTAGCTGTCGACGAAGAGCCGCACGGTTGATTTGCCAGCAGGTTTTGAGGGAACAATGTGTCACCGATCGCTGCCTCGCTCGACGTGGATGAACAGCGGTGGTTTGTCTTCGTCATAATCCTTCGTCGACGTTTCGAAAGAACATATGAACCCAACGATTAGTTATACTCGCAATCTGCCTTACCAACGCAGAGGAACTCATTGACCACAACCAGGTTAACATGATTAGTTCGAGATGCGTCAAGTGTTCTGGCAAACCGCTCAACGCTCCGCTGCAGCGTTTGTACGAAGCATCGATTCCAGCTTCTAACTGGCAGATACTCGTGCCAAATCAGAGTAACAAGTAGAACACGAATAACAGCTTACTGGGCTCATTTCCGCGTGCGCGAGCATTAATATTATGCTTGTCGTTGAACCATCACCCACAATCCTTGTGGTGATACCGCAAACACTCTCGACAGCCACCATACTTGATTACGATTCAGTCCGGAGTTCAGACATTAAAGGTCCTCGTACTAGCGACCCGGCTATTTGATTCGAATCTCTGTCTCCAGGATTAAAATCGTTTGGGAGAATATAGCCGAGAGGTGTTGATGAATCACTCCTGTCGCTACGTCTTCACAGCGGCAGTTCTGAACAACAAATAATCTACTTCTGAGGATACCATAACAATACCGAAAGTATTATTACCTAACTAATAGTAGGTTTCATTTGTATATGAGAGTCAAAATAAATAGGCGAGACATACTGCAAGCAACTGCATTAGTCGGCGTATCTAATATCGCTGGTGTAGGACTGAGTGCAGCCGAAAAAGACATTGAAACAGAAGAGTTGGGTACAATACATTATAGCGAGATGGGGATTACATTTGATTGCGACCTAATTCCAAACACAGTTGCATGTTACGGCCCCAGTTATGAATTTACAGAGGATTATGAAGAAATGATTGTACCGATGGCCTCTAAAGAGGATGTGAGAGTCGTCAAAAAATCAGATGAAGTGGTGAATTTTAGGAATTTGTTAGAATTACCAACAAGTGACACAAGACGGAAAACACGGTCTGTACCGCTGGCATTAAATAAACAAAAAATCCGATATCGTTCGGTCAGGCCAGACACCCAATATTAATACCAGCGATTCGAGCGGATGCCACGAGTAGCGATTCAATTAGGGTCTCAGTTGGATCCAAGAACATGGAGGTTGCTGAAGGGGAGACTAATAAACTCAATCTCAGCACTCAATCAATTACTGCTGCGGCGACTGGCGAATTAAACCGACCAGTAGAGATGAAAGCGACTCCGGTAGTTGAGTTGGTGAACCACGGTGTCGTTACCGTTAAAGCGGCAAAAATACTTGATGAATAACATGACACAGTCATTGAATATTTTCCTTTGGCACCACGGTGGTCACACCAGTGAATCGGAACTTGGTACCGCAAGTGAGGCGATTGAGCAGTTAGACAACCAATTAGATTTCTATGATATCCACATTATAAATTCAGATTGGTTTCGCACGCCTTATTCAGGTGTAAGCGATGCCGATAATCCGAGCGAGCTCCTAGATGACTTTGCGGAGCATGTGAAAGATAATTATCCAGAAGACATTCATTCACATCACATTCACCTGCTTGTATTCAAGCACACCGGTATCTCTTCAGGTTTTAACATCGGTGCTGGAGTAGGCCGTCAAGCAGTTGGGGATAATTTGGGAACGGATGAGTTTGAGAATCAAGGGACAGTTGCAGCCGCAAACGCCTACACTGAAATATATGGTAGTATAGTATATGGAGAAGGTGAACAAACGTTCAAGAACACAGTTATTCATGAAATAGTCCATACTTTAACCAAGCATGACCTCGAATACTATTCGGCCCCTGGCGAGGATTGCATGAGTGGTGCTAATACCGATCATTCCTTTGGCCAAATCGATGCTAATGGTTCGGTTTCGCCCATGGTCACCTGGTACACAGGTGAATCAGATCCGGGAGTTAGTGATAAACCATGTGAGCTCTGTTTTGATTTATCAGCTCCTGAAACACTCAGCTCAGAACTGACTTTTTGTGCAGAGTCTACTATAATGGATCATGAAGAAGAGATAGATTTCACTAACGGTGATAATGGTGGGGGAGATCCCTGGGAACCAACATCAGATAGTCACGATTGACTAGTACCTATCCCTTCGCTTTTTTGTATAGTTCGTATTCGTTAGTTCCTTCTTCAGGTGCCATAGCGAGATATTCACTGCCATCTGTTGGTCTACAGTTGCTGGAAGAACTATCTCGTTGTCCAGACAATCACAGGAAAAATTCTGAGTTAGTCAGTCGTCTCACACTCAGCACAGCCAGCAGTCCCAACTGAGGCAACCGTAATGAACTGAGTAATTTCTACAATTCAGATCTATTGTAGCCAATAGATTGTTGAATCCTTTGTCGTTGTTGGGAACCCGGTGAGGCGCTACCGCAAGTGAGTTGCATGTCAGGATACGACTCAACTGACGAAGCCCAGCACTGAACATGCGCTCTCCTATAATTCCGTCATTGTTGTCCCGGTTCACGGGCCCTGAGGCAGTCACTACTCCAGTAGTGTCAGGCCACCAATTCTAAGTTCAAAAAATCGTCTTGAGCACCGAGTTGAGCACAGCAGGGCGAATTAGTTCAACTGCCCATCAGTAGCACACAGTGGCAGGGGCACTGTTCAGATCAGAGTTTGAAAGAGTGAGACGGTGGAATTCGTGGTTCCTATGCCAAATTCGACCATCTCAGTGGCACGGGACTGTCTAGATGAGAGTTTGAGGAATGAGCAGATAGTGGCGAGAAGTGTCTATGCAACTCGCCAGCCTGCTCAAAGAGAGCTTAGATGTGAATTGTAATGAGTTTGGGAGAATAAGCGCACCGCGCACACCCTAACGGATGTTGGGGGGTGCCTGCGCTCAATGGAATTGTCAGTTCGGGAGGTGAGCTCAGTGTTCGAATCACTCGGTATTGACCTCTCTCACGACGCAATCTTGAACTTGACGAAAAAACTATCAGTTTCCCAGAACGACCCGTCGACGGCAAAGCCGTCGCGGGTCGCGGTCGGCGAGACACAGATTGAAGTTGACGGCGAAGAAAAGTGGCTGTACGCTGCGATCAACATAGAACCGAAGCTGCTGCTCGAAATCGACGTGTACAGCCGCCGCGAAACCGATCCCGCGGCGGCGTTCTTACACCGTCTCACCGAGAAACACGATATCGACGAGATAGAGTTTCTTGTCGACGCTGGTGGCTATCTGACTGCCCCCGTTCGTTACGACTTGATCGGTCACCTCAACTACAGCGACCGAAACTACATCGAAAAGTTGTTTCAGACGATCTCAATGCGAATTGGCCGCTTTCACTCCTTCTGGCGGGCAGTACAGCCAACGCACACCGCTGGCACAGGCGCTTCAGACACCACTATAACCACGATCGGCCGAATCAATCGCCTGATGGGCGTACACCAGCCGAGGAGGTGCTCAACTAGACAGTGCCGCGGCAAAAGACCTATCGCCCCAACGACCAACCCATCAGACATGGACGACAACGGCGACGTTGCGGTCGAGTTCGGCGAGGACGGCCTCGTCCCCGCGGTCGCACAGGACGCCGAGACAGGCGAGGTCCTCATGCTCGCCTACGTCTCCCCGGAGGCCCTAAAGCGCACGCGCGAAACCGGTCGCGCACACTACTACTCGCGCAGTCGGGACGAACTCTGGGAGAAGGGCGCGACGAGCGGCCACGTTCAGGACGTCCGCGAGGTGCGCGTTGACTGCGACGCCGACACGCTGCTCTATCTGGTCGACCAGGAGGGCGGCGCGTGTCACACCGGCCACCGCTCGTGTTTCTACCGCACCATCGACGGCGAGACGGTCGGCGAGGCCGTGTTCGATCCGGACGCAGTCTACGCGGACGGCGGAACGGTCGACGAGACGGCCCACGTCGACGAGCGTGACGAACCAACCACCGAATCCGAGTAACCCAGCCGATGAGTGAACGCGTCCACAACACCCACGACCACAACGCCGCTGACGACACCGAGACCGACCGTCGGGACGGCCACGACCAGCTCGACTCCGCACAACTCGACGACCTCGAGGCCGCCCGCGACCGATTCGAACGCGCAACCCAGCGCATCGAGGACCACGGCGGAGACGCCGTCCACGAGGCCGCAGCCGCCTACCGCGACGCCGACGAACTGCTCACCCAGTACGTCGACCGCGCGACCGGCACCGGCCGCGAGAACTTCAAGGCCTACGTCGAACTCGAGGGCAAGTTCTCCACGCTCGTCGAGAACCTCCCCGACGATCTGAAGGGGCGGTCGGCGTTCGACGACGCGCTGGATGCCATCGACAAACGCCGGCTCAGCGAGTCCGACTTCGAGCGCGCCCACGACGCACTCGAGCCCGCCGCACAGTACGCCGAACTGCTCGACGAACGCGAGGCCGCCCGCGAGGCGATCGACGACGCCCGCACCGCAGCCGCCAAGCGCCGGCGCGAGCTCGAACGCGAAATCAGCGACCACGAACGGCTGCTCGAACTCGGCACCGCCGACATCGACGCGCCGGTCGAACGACTGCGAGAGCCGGTCGAGGCCTACAACGATGCGATCCGCGAGGCGTTCACCGAGTACCGACTCGAGACGCCCGCTCGCGAAGTGTTCGCCCTCGTCGAGCGTAGTCAGTGGTACCCGTTCGTCGGCTTCAGACAGCCACCGGCAGATCTCAAAGCGTACATCGAAGAGAGTTCCGACGGCGAGTATTCGATCCCGAAGCTACTCGAGTTCGCCGACTACTCACACTCGAAGCTCGAGCACTACGTGGAGGATGCGGACGTGCTCAAGCGCCGTGTCGCGACCCAGCAGACGTATCTGGACGGGATCGATGCCGAGGCGTTGACGATCGACTGGCCGCCCGAACCTGCGGGGGCACTCGAGCGCCGTGTTCGAGAGTACCGGCCGTTCGTCGCCCGCGTGGCTGACGAGGAGACGGTCACACAGCTTCGCGAGATTCGTCTGCGGACGTACGACGATGAGTACGACCGGCTCCAGACGGCCGCCCAGGCGGTCGAACAGCTTACTTCCGAGGAGCGCAAGCGACTCGCAAACGGTGCGCTCGCCGACGACCTCGACTCTCTGCGCGCAGAAAAGGCGGCACTCGAGTCGGCGCTGGATGTTGACGATCCGGTGTAGGGTGTGGGATCGTTCTGATTTGGGAGTGGTTTCGGTTTGGTATTGGGATCGATAGCAGCAGTAGCGAAGTGCAGGGGACAGCGGTGAATACAAAGAATGAAAGCAACACGATAATTTCGTTTGTTCACATCATGTAGTAAGCAACAAACTACTACCATGAGGGTTGAACAGTAACTGTCGAAAAGTATCTAACTCATTTCTCCACTATCTTTATCTTGCTTTTGAGACTGCCACCAACTAATAGCCCAGTTTGGAGAGACAGTATTACTGCTGCAACAAGCAGGAGCCCCATTACAAAGAAATTAACCTCTTCTTAGTATACCATAGAGGTTATTCTAATTTCTATGTCTTTAAAATACGTTCTCTCATAGTAATAATTATACACCCCCATATAGTATTGGAATATGGAGTTACAATGAATAAGAGATTCAGCCAAAGTCGTCGACGGACGTTAACACAAATTGGCACAGGCGCTGCTGCACTTGGGTTGGTTGGTTGGTAGTGTTAGTGCAGACGCTTCCAGTTCTGACTCACTGACGGAACTTGATTCCCAGGTGCTTGACGCTTACGCCGATAAAGGAGAAGATGGTCTCCATGAGGTCATGAAGGAAACAGGTTACAATTATAACGTCAGTACCTCTTCCAAAGATTTCAAGGTGGAAGATGATTCCGAAATCAGTCCAGATGTTCGATATAGTAAAGGGTCCTCAGATCTCACAGTCCACACTTTTGATGATCCTGAGGACGACGAGCGGATCCGGGTACAGGTCATTGTGAATTTAGAAGATACAACGGTATCTGCTGGATATCCTACATGGGCAGAAGACACCATTGCGGTCAGTTACAATGGTGACGATTGGACTAATGTAGGGGAGGCAAGTTTGAGGATAACACCTGATGAAGGAGGATCCATTGAACTCTTCCCTGGCTCAGTAGAAGATGGTGGACTTGCCGCCATTATTGATCTTGACTCGGTATATACCGACGCTACACAGAATGTTCTTCTTGCCCAGTCACTCCATAACCTTAGAGGGATCCCAGGGACAATTTATGGAAGTTATGTACATTCCTGGTCACCCAACCCAAGTAGTGTATCCGTTGATAGCGTTCAAGGAGGGGATGGTCCTGTTGAGGTTTCCTTTGATGGTAGGCTCGATAACGACTGGCAAATCACAGACGACGAAGATACTGATGAGCTCATAGACTGATCACAGACAGGAATCAATACATAGATGTACATTTAGATTTTTCATTCGATATGGATCAAAGGAACTGGTTTTTGGCTTTGATTGCATACTTGTTAGCAGCCATTGTTGTAGAAATGGATCCAGGAGGTTCCTTGCTGTACGAATTGTCAATATTAATTATACAATTTATCTTGGGAATATATATTATTACTTTCCCCATCTATATTTGGCTATCCAAATAGCAACTTTGATAGCGTATTTGAGTGCTTCTTTGCACAACCACTGCAATAATTCTCGCCAAAGCTCAAATGGTCGGAAATATTATACTGTCGGACAGAACTATTCGAAGATAGGTCGCGCTACTGTAGCCGTCACCTTGCGAAAATAGAGTTCAGGTTGAATCTCTAAGTTCGTACACACCACAGTCACCCAGTTTCGTTTGCACTCCAGTCACTCGGTTTCGTTCGTATTCACGAGACATCAGAAACGATGGCTCGTTCCCAAACGAAAACGATCGACGAACTGGGAGGACAGTTCAGTGCACGTACTCGTCGGCCATCTCCGCCGGCGTAATGACCTCCAGATCGCCGGCTTCGACGTGGGCATCGAGTTCTTCGAGCGTTTCTTCGAGGCCTTCGATCGCCTCCTCCTCCTCGAGTTGGTAGAACGCAAGCGACGTGATGCCGCCGTGGGTCGCCGTCCAGTCGAGTAGATCAGCCGCTTCGCCGGGCGCAGGGTTCGACACTGTCGAGCAGAGGTGTGGATTGCCGGCATAGCCCTGTGCCTGTGTTTGGCCGGCGAACGCGAGGTCGTAATTGTCCTGGACGAGTTCGTAGGCGGACTCGGTGTACTGCGAGCCAGGGAACGCGAAGAAGAGGCCGTCGTCGGCGTATCCCTCGTCCTCGAGCCAGTCGACCGGTTCGGTGATGTTCTCCTCCATTTCGTCCGGGCCGATATTTCTGACGTGCGTTCCGAAGTGTGAGTGGCTGCCGATCGTCCAGCCGTCGTTGGCGAGATCCGCAATCTGGTCTTCGGTGAGTCGGTCGCCTTCGACCGCCACGTCAGAACGGACGCGATCGGTTGGCACGAACGTGGTCGCCGGGAAGCCGTACTCGGAGACGCGCGGCAGCGCTTCGGAGTGGTGGTTCTCGTAGCCGCCGTGGAACTGGAGCATCACTTTGCCAGCGTTTGGCTTCTGGACGAAGTGGAAGTCGTCGACCCACATCCGGCTGTCCTCGTCGCCATCGTCGTCACCGTCGCCGAACCAGCGGATAATCTGCAAGACCATGATCTCACTCAGGTCCGGTTCACCGCGGACGCGTGTGAGCCCGAAGTTCTTGCGAGCCAACGGCATGTCCGACATCACCTGCTGGCTGTACTCGACGTAGTCACCATCTTCGTCCTGTAGTTGGATCAGAACGATACCGTCGTCGTCCGCGGTCATCGCGAGGCCCGGGACAACGTCCCGAATGTCGATTGGATCATCGAGCGAGCGCCGGGCCCGAATCTGGCCGTCTTCTGGATCCGGCGCGAGAATCATCGATTGCGAACCGTCGTACGACCGTTCGCTATCGGCGTCGATTGCGCCGATGTCCTGAAATGCCTCCCATTCGTCGATGGATTCGAAGTCGTCGAAGGTGCCGACCAGCCCGGATTCGCCGCCGCCGTCACCGCCGTTGCCATCGTCGTCACCGTTCCCGGTATCGGCATCGCCACCGTTCTCGTCGGTGGGGTCTTCATCGCTCTCTTCACCGCCCATACAGCCCGCGAGTGCGAGCCCAACGGCCGTAGCTGATGTCGTTGTGAGATACGTTCGTCGTTTCATCGGTGTACTACCGAGGCAATTCAGGAAGCCTGATTGTTATGTACGAGATAGTTCAAATCGGTCATCGCTACCGCAAGGGTTACCGATAGTAACCTGTGTGAACGACGTGACAGCGACAGGCTGTTTTCTCGGACGCCCGCGATGGGTTTCCCAGCCGATAGATGCAGACAGTTCTCGATCCGTGATTCACAGGCTACTCGTCAGAATTCGTGGGT
The DNA window shown above is from Natrialba magadii ATCC 43099 and carries:
- a CDS encoding DUF7118 family protein, with translation MSERVHNTHDHNAADDTETDRRDGHDQLDSAQLDDLEAARDRFERATQRIEDHGGDAVHEAAAAYRDADELLTQYVDRATGTGRENFKAYVELEGKFSTLVENLPDDLKGRSAFDDALDAIDKRRLSESDFERAHDALEPAAQYAELLDEREAAREAIDDARTAAAKRRRELEREISDHERLLELGTADIDAPVERLREPVEAYNDAIREAFTEYRLETPAREVFALVERSQWYPFVGFRQPPADLKAYIEESSDGEYSIPKLLEFADYSHSKLEHYVEDADVLKRRVATQQTYLDGIDAEALTIDWPPEPAGALERRVREYRPFVARVADEETVTQLREIRLRTYDDEYDRLQTAAQAVEQLTSEERKRLANGALADDLDSLRAEKAALESALDVDDPV
- the hisI gene encoding phosphoribosyl-AMP cyclohydrolase — its product is MDDNGDVAVEFGEDGLVPAVAQDAETGEVLMLAYVSPEALKRTRETGRAHYYSRSRDELWEKGATSGHVQDVREVRVDCDADTLLYLVDQEGGACHTGHRSCFYRTIDGETVGEAVFDPDAVYADGGTVDETAHVDERDEPTTESE
- the serB gene encoding phosphoserine phosphatase SerB, producing the protein MTVVAFDFDGTLSDSEMTVLLGERCNAADEMAAITERAMNDEIGYAESLRERAALLDGLPEADATAAYEQVELRPGAADLIETLNEAGITTAILTGGFERGVAAALEREGVTVDHIVSNRLPLANGELTGDVNGPLIEGTKDDALESLANDVGAELEDTVAIGDGANDLPMLKVAGLAVGFEPKPAVEPHCDVVVSSMAEAREVLESNAVLE
- the serA gene encoding phosphoglycerate dehydrogenase; protein product: MNVLVTDPIADAGLDVLRDAGHDVETGYELEGEDLLEAVSTANGLIVRSGTEVTEDVLEAAEDLVIVGRAGIGVDNIDIEAATDNGVIVANAPEGNVRAAAEHTVAMTFAAARSIPQAHIRLKDGEWAKSEYLGAELDSKTLGVVGLGRVGQEVAKKLDSLGMDIVAFDPYISEERADRLGAELVDFEDCLARADFLTIHTPLTPETEGMIGPDELDLLEGGYVVNVGRGGIIQEDALATKVEDGTVAGAALDVFAEEPLSPESPLLEHDDVIVTPHLGASTEAAQENVATSTAEQVNAALAAEPVANALNAPSIDESAFPRLEPYIDIAETGGKVAAQLLDDRIEDIEVTYEGDIADEDIEFVTASALKGVFEPLEWQVNAVNAPQIAEDRGVDVTESKTRQAEDFQSLISVTVSNDDESITVDGTLFAGDDPRIVRVDGYRVDAIPHGKMVVTRNTDEPGVIGLIGTVMGKHGVNIAGMFNAREAHGGEALTVYNVDSQVPDAAKDELNEDDRIIGVDYITLNGQN
- a CDS encoding polysaccharide deacetylase family protein; this encodes MKRRTYLTTTSATAVGLALAGCMGGEESDEDPTDENGGDADTGNGDDDGNGGDGGGESGLVGTFDDFESIDEWEAFQDIGAIDADSERSYDGSQSMILAPDPEDGQIRARRSLDDPIDIRDVVPGLAMTADDDGIVLIQLQDEDGDYVEYSQQVMSDMPLARKNFGLTRVRGEPDLSEIMVLQIIRWFGDGDDDGDEDSRMWVDDFHFVQKPNAGKVMLQFHGGYENHHSEALPRVSEYGFPATTFVPTDRVRSDVAVEGDRLTEDQIADLANDGWTIGSHSHFGTHVRNIGPDEMEENITEPVDWLEDEGYADDGLFFAFPGSQYTESAYELVQDNYDLAFAGQTQAQGYAGNPHLCSTVSNPAPGEAADLLDWTATHGGITSLAFYQLEEEEAIEGLEETLEELDAHVEAGDLEVITPAEMADEYVH